The following DNA comes from Phytohabitans rumicis.
TACGGTCGGGGCATCAGCGAGCAGCTGCTCGGCGCGCTGCTGCGCCGCCACCCGGACCGGCGGCTCTACGTCGGCACCAAGATCCCCCGAAGAACCGGGAGTGGCCGCCGAAGCCGGACGACCGCTTGGACGACGTGTACCCGACCGACCACATCCGCGAGTACACCCAGCGCAGCCTGGACAACCTCGGGGTGTCCCGGATCGACCTGCTCCAGTTCCATGTCTGGGAGGACCGCTGGGCCACCGAGGAGCGGTGGCAGGAAGCCATCACTCAGCTCAAGCGGGAGGGTCTAGTCGACGGGGTCGGCATCAGCGTCAACCGCTGGGAGCCGACCAACTGCATGGCGGCGCTCGACACCGGGTTGATCGACGTCATCCAGGCGATCTACAACATCTTCGACCAGGCCCCGGAGGACGACCTGTTCCTCCGGGCGCAGCGCGACGACATCGGCATCATCGCCCGGGTCCCGTTCGACGAGGGCAGCCTGACCGGCACGCTCACCGCCGACAGCACCTGGCCGCCGGAGGACTGGCGCAACACCTACTTCGGGCCGGAGAATCTCCTGCCGAGCGTGGAGCGCGCCGAGCGGTTGGCCGCAGACCTACCCGATGGCATGACCATGCCCGAACTCGCGCTCCGCTTCATCCTGCACCACTCGGCCGTAAGCACCGTCATTCCCGGCATGCGCCGGCTGGCGCACGTCCGCGCGAACATGGCGGTCAGCGACCGTACGCCCCTGGAGGAGAAGCAGCTGACACGCCTGCGAGACCACCGCTGGGACCGCACTCCGACATGGTGGTCACAATGATCCCCGCCCGGCCCGCCCCCTGCCTCCAGAGCCACCGCGGACGCGGGAGGCGCCGTGCCAGTGATCGCCATGTGGGCCCACCCGCGGGCGCTCAGCACCGCCTTCCTGCGCATGATGATCGCGCGCGGTGATGTCACCGTGGTCCACGAGCCACTGGTCACCCTCGTCGACG
Coding sequences within:
- a CDS encoding aldo/keto reductase, translated to MYPTDHIREYTQRSLDNLGVSRIDLLQFHVWEDRWATEERWQEAITQLKREGLVDGVGISVNRWEPTNCMAALDTGLIDVIQAIYNIFDQAPEDDLFLRAQRDDIGIIARVPFDEGSLTGTLTADSTWPPEDWRNTYFGPENLLPSVERAERLAADLPDGMTMPELALRFILHHSAVSTVIPGMRRLAHVRANMAVSDRTPLEEKQLTRLRDHRWDRTPTWWSQ